A genomic segment from Glycine max cultivar Williams 82 chromosome 1, Glycine_max_v4.0, whole genome shotgun sequence encodes:
- the LOC102670514 gene encoding uncharacterized protein: MAEDQPRRVTLKDYSTSTVPQFFTSIARPEVQAHNITYPHSLIQLIQGNLFHGLPNEDPYAHLATYIEICNTVKIAGVPEDAVRISLFSFSLVGEAKRWMHSFKGNNLKTWEEVVEKFLKKYFLESKTAEGKAAISSFHQFLDESLSEALERFRSLLRRTLTHGFSESIQLKFFIDGLRPQSKQLLDASTGGKIKLKTPEEAIELIENMAASDHAILRDRTHVPTKRSLLELSSQDALLAQNKLLAKQLESLTKTLSKLPTQLQVTQPSHSAVMQVGGCSIHGGSHESGCCIPLEDSAKEVNYMGNQHIPRFNVGGFSGYQEAYNFNQN, translated from the coding sequence ATGGCTGAGGATCAACCACGGAGGGTGACTCTTAAAGATTATTCTACCTCGACcgtgccacaatttttcacaaGCATTGCACGACCAGAAGTTCAAGCTCACAACATCACATAtcctcattccttgatccagTTGATTCAAggaaatttgtttcatggtttgCCGAATGAAGACCCTTATGCACACCTTGCTACTTATATAGAAATCTGCAATACTGTGAAAATTGCAGGTGTGCCGGAAGATGCAGTAAGAattagcttgttttcattttctttggttggagaagccaagaggtggatGCACTCGTTCAAGGGAAACAACTTAAAAACTTGGGAAGAGGTTGTAGAGAAATTTCTAAAGAAGTACTTCCTAGAGTCCAAGACAGCTGAAGGCAAGGCAGCTATCTCTTCATTCCATCAATTTCTAGATGAATCCCTGAGTGAAGCACTTGAGAGATTTCGTAGCTTGCTGCGGAGAACACTGACTCATGGATTCTCCGAGTCGATTCAACTGAAATTTTTTATAGATGGTTTGAGACCGCAGTCCAAGCAGTTATTGGATGCTTCTACTGGAGGAAAAATTAAgttgaagacccctgaagaagcAATAGAGcttattgaaaatatggctgcaagtGATCATGCTATTTTGCGTGATAGGACTCATGTACCCACAAAGAGAAGCCTGTTAGAGCTTTCTTCACAAGATGCACTATTGGCACAGAACAAGCTGCTAGCTAAGCAACTAGAATCATTGACGAAGACACTTAGTAAGCTGCCAACCCAATTGCAAGTGACTCAACCTTCACATTCAGCAGTTATGCAGGTTGGAGGTTGTAGCATACATGGAGGATCGCATGAATCTGGTTGTTGTATACCTCTTGAAGATTCTGCAAAAGAAGTgaattatatgggaaatcaacacaTACCAAGGTTTAATGTAGGTGGATTTTCAGGTTATCAGGAAGCTTACAATTTTAATCAGAATTAA